A genomic stretch from Xenopus laevis strain J_2021 chromosome 6S, Xenopus_laevis_v10.1, whole genome shotgun sequence includes:
- the LOC121395136 gene encoding serine/threonine-protein kinase MAK-like → MEQCPNYKIGRGLVYNRANGGILGGFVGPFYNSPGGYIPSFNKKEVGSAEQRIQLAPIGAATTVHSQMPAPPFKPAAGNRSILNRPQQLQPVHGRTDWAAKYGGHR, encoded by the exons ATGGAACAGTGCCCTAACTACAAAATAGGAAGAGGCCTTGTTTACAACAGAGCTAATGGAG GCATTTTAGGAGGTTTTGTAGGCCCTTTCTACAACTCACCTGGAGGATACATACCTTCATTTAACAAGAAGGAGGTTGGATCAGCAGAGCAGAGAATACAGCTGGCACCAATTGGAGCAGCAACAA CTGTACACTCTCAGATGCCAGCTCCACCTTTCAAGCCAGCTGCTGGAAATCGCTCCATATTAAACCGTCCTCAACAACTGCAGCCAGTCCATGGAAGAACAGATTGGGCAGCCAAATATGGAGGCCATCGTTAA